From the Clupea harengus chromosome 15, Ch_v2.0.2, whole genome shotgun sequence genome, one window contains:
- the LOC116223859 gene encoding G-protein coupled receptor family C group 6 member A-like yields MWLRLLSLVLWATFVQVSQTNVKISPRKAFMDRDVIIGILSSVHSTVDNLQGRVRPEEFTCSNFDQISFVRMLAAIYTIDSINEANFLPGVRLGYAVYDPCADATKALHSVEQMLSTNGSLPVMDDYSEFRPKVKVILGARYSLLTIPVAKLLSVYLFPQISTTSSAVVLSDKLKFPGFFRVIPSDVYQTQALVQLIRHFKWNWVGLVSMDDDYGRGVHQSFLKDAEEAGVCVAYEKIIPHYLGHAESKKRIKEMARKIQLSDAQVVMVVLRPELVEMLFEEMIRSNTTRVWIASDVWSRSALVAKMKDINKVGDILGFSFISGKITGFEQYLQNLPIRPGVTNEFIEEYKQLNCTPGSPEVCSKPNADYLVKNTDLPVVYGERVAIWSIAHALKEQLGCNETFCPGDTNFPPFELREKLQKVNFILDGKRKFFDKKGDFEDGYDVIMWVPDGEHRRAEVKGSFTIQPREVVVNSHDIIWTSTPNNTVCTNTIQPRRQSLVHLPFHCSYTILAVVHIILYIITLYQYYANVTSLPTQQIPVSRCSPSCNPGSSKKVSNVSCCYSCTPCDEGSYSDRYDEDDCHPCPNDTWSLKGWTKCEPRTVKYLQWSGPYPIALLVGVGVGLLLLITVFVFFIVYRNTLLIKSANLLMSCFMMVGLAVSFGSVVLFMDEPSIHLCRAQQTMYALGFTLCVSCILVKAFRTFLAFMAFDPVRHHRLNKLYKPLIIMVLATSVQGLVCVFWLIYDTPNVDQTPPSNQSMIHVLQCSEGSSVGFGVMHGYIALLALICFLLAFKGRKVPHDFSETGIIIFSMLIHLFVWLCFIPIYITKNESRPIVQASAILVSNYGIIFCYFIPKCYRAIWGKNTTEQIRASLRKFSETTNLASVDSGLSSQDLEMDPGSRRSVSFALPPFTSSESLTDSGFLPTSRHLSLTSASPQSISPSAEDPSFNLSHADSVFGITAPEGPTALERPDMAIRQRRRSRSM; encoded by the exons ATGTGGCTCCGTCTCCTCAGCTTGGTGCTATGGGCAACGTTTGTCCAGGTCTCCCAGACGAATGTGAAGATCTCTCCGCGTAAGGCCTTTATGGATCGGGATGTTATCATAGGGATCCTCAGCTCTGTTCACTCCACAGTCGATAACCTCCAGGGCCGTGTTCGACCAGAGGAGTTCACCTGCAGCAA TTTTGACCAGATTTCCTTCGTCCGAATGCTGGCTGCCATTTACACTATTGACAGCATAAACGAAGCTAATTTTCTTCCTGGTGTTCGGCTGGGATATGCCGTTTATGACCCATGTGCTGATGCCACCAAAGCTCTCCACTCTGTGGAACAGATGCTGTCAACCAACGGCTCTTTGCCTGTCATGGATGATTACTCTGAGTTCCGACCAAAAGTAAAGGTTATTTTAGGGGCGCGATACTCTCTGTTGACCATCCCGGTGGCCAAACTTCTCAGCGTCTATCTCTTCCCTCAA ATAAGCACCACATCCTCTGCGGTTGTTCTGAGCGATAAGCTGAAGTTCCCGGGGTTTTTCCGAGTGATCCCCAGTGATGTGTACCAGACACAGGCCTTGGTGCAGCTCATAAGACACTTTAAATGGAACTGGGTTGGTCTGGTCTCTATGGATGATGACTACGGTAGGGGAGTCCACCAAAGTTTCCTGAAGGATGCAGAGgaggctggggtgtgtgtggcctaTGAGAAGATCATTCCACACTATCTGGGCCACGCGGAGAGTAAGAAACGAATCAAGGAGATGGCAAGGAAGATACAGCTCTCTGATGCACAG gtggtgatggtggtccTCCGGCCAGAGCTGGTGGAGATGCTGTTTGAGGAGATGATCCGCTCCAATACCACTCGAGTTTGGATCGCCAGTGATGTTTGGTCCAGGTCTGCACTTGTGGCAAAAATGAAGGACATCAACAAG GTTGGAGACATTCTTGGGTTCAGTTTCATCTCAGGAAAAATCACTGGGTTTGAGCAATACTTACAGAACCTACCAATCAGGCCAGGTGTGACAAATGAATTCATTGAAGAGTACAAGCAGCTGAACTGCACTCCTGGTTCTCCAGAGGTTTGCAGTAAGCCAAACGCTGACTATCTGGTGAAGAACACAGACCTCCCAGTGGTCTATGGAGAGAGGGTGGCTATTTGGAGCATAGCTCATGCTCTGAAAGAACAACTTGGATGCAATGAAACATTCTGTCCAGGAGACACTAATTTCCCTCCATTTGAG CTTCGTGAGAAGCTCCAGAAGGTGAATTTTATCCTTGATGGTAAGAGAAAGTTCTTCGATAAAAAAGGTGACTTTGAAGACGGCTATGACGTCATCATGTGGGTGCCAGACGGTGAGCACAGACGTGCTGAAGTGAAAGGGAGCTTCACCATACAGCCAAGAGAAGTGGTGGTCAATAGTCATGACATCATATGGACTTCAACCCCCAACAACACTGTATGTACAAACACAATTCAACCAAGGAGGCAGTCTCTTGTGCATTTACCTTTTCACTGCAGTTATACTATACTAGCAGT TGTACATATTATACTATACATTATTACACTATACCAATACTATGCTAATGTCACATCACTTCCAACCCAACAGATACCTGTATCACGGTGCTCACCATCATGTAATCCTGGCTCATCTAAAAAGGTGTCTAATGTTTCCTGCTGCTACAGCTGCACCCCCTGTGATGAAGGGTCCTACTCAGACAGATATG ATGAAGATGACTGCCATCCGTGCCCTAATGACACCTGGTCTCTGAAGGGATGGACTAAATGTGAACCACGCACTGTAAAGTATCTGCAGTGGTCTGGCCCATATCCCATTGCTCTCCTAGTGGGAGTGGGCGTTGGGCTCCTGCTTCTCATAacagtttttgtctttttcattgTCTACCGGAACACCTTACTAATCAAGTCCGCCAATCTTCTCATGTCTTGCTTCATGATGGTTGGTTTAGCGGTGAGTTTTGGAAGTGTGGTTCTATTCATGGATGAACCCAGCATCCATCTCTGCCGAGCCCAGCAGACCATGTATGCCTTGGGCTTCaccctctgtgtctcctgcaTCTTGGTCAAAGCCTTCCGCACGTTCCTGGCATTCATGGCTTTTGATCCTGTGAGACACCATCGTCTGAACAAGCTCTACAAGCCCCTGATTATTATGGTCCTGGCAACCTCTGTTCAAGGgctggtctgtgtgttctgGCTGATCTATGACACCCCTAATGTGGATCAGACTCCCCCATCCAACCAGAGCATGATCCATGTGCTGCAGTGCAGCGAGGGCTCCAGCGTGGGTTTTGGGGTGATGCATGGCTACATCGCTCTGTTAGCACTCATCTGCTTCCTGCTGGCCTTCAAAGGAAGGAAAGTGCCGCACGACTTCAGCGAGACCGgcatcatcatcttcagcatGCTTATCCACTTGTTTGTGTGGCTCTGCTTCATCCCCATCTACATCACCAAAAATGAGTCACGCCCCATCGTACAGGCCTCCGCCATCTTAGTCTCCAACTACGGCATTATATTCTGTTACTTCATACCCAAGTGCTACCGAGCCATTTGGGGCAAAAACACGACGGAGCAAATCAGAGCTAGTCTACGCAAGTTCTCTGAGACTACAAACCTAGCCTCCGTAGACTCCGGCCTTAGCTCCCAAGACTTAGAGATGGACCCCGGGTCACGCCGCTCCGTAAGCTTTGCCCTTCCCCCATTCACTTCATCAGAGTCCTTGACAGATTCTGGGTTTCTGCCTACCAGTAGGCATCTTTCCCTGACCTCTGCTTCTCCCCAGtcaatcagtccatcagcagaAGACCCTTCCTTCAACCTGAGTCATGCTGACTCTGTCTTTGGTATAACAGCACCTGAGGGACCCACTGCTCTAGAGAGACCAGACATGGCAATaagacagagacggagaagCCGGTCCATGTGA